A genomic segment from Salvia splendens isolate huo1 chromosome 13, SspV2, whole genome shotgun sequence encodes:
- the LOC121760171 gene encoding phosphoglucan phosphatase LSF2, chloroplastic-like encodes MEAVGSTPFTFSSPLLSPPSQLQKTAVFFSSSPKQIAKDSFKSPKICCKFPENEVGATQGFSTKTDEYNIAMKKLMMNPYEYHHEFGMNYTLITEDLIVGSQPQKVEDIDHLREEENVAYILNLQQDSDVAYWGIDLPSIIKRCEEVGIRHMRRPAKDFDPDSLRNGLPKAVSSLEWAISEGKGRAYVHCTAGLGRAPAVAIAYMFWFCNMDLDTAYKALTSKRPCGPNRRAIRGATYDLAKNDPWKEPLDSLPEYAFEDIADWERQLIQDRVRALRGT; translated from the exons atggAAGCTGTTGGCAGCACCCCATTCACCTTCTCTTCACCGCTGCTTTCACCTCCTTCCCAATTGCAGAAAACTGCcgtcttcttctcttcttctccaaaGCAAATCGCAAAGGATTCCTTCAAATCTCCCAAgatttgttgcaagtttcccgAGAATGAGGTTGGAGCGACGCAAGGGTTTTCGACTAAAACGGATGAGTACAACATCGCCATGAAGAAGCTGATGATGAACCCTTACGAATATCATCACGAATTCG GCATGAATTATACTCTGATAACTGAGGATCTTATTGTTGGATCCCAACCTCAAAAGGTTGAAGACATCGATCATCTGAGGGAGGAAGAGAATGTGGCATATATTCTCAACTTGCAGCAGGATAGTGATGTTGCATACTGGGGAATTGACCTTCCATCTATTATAAAAAGATGTGAAGAAGTTGGAATCCGGCACATGAGAAGGCCT GCAAAAGATTTTGATCCAGATTCCTTAAGAAATGGATTACCAAAAGCCGTGTCCTCGTTGGAATGGGCAATTTCAGAGGGTAAAGGAAGAGCATATGTTCACTGCACTGCTGGTTTGGGAAGGGCACCGGCCGTTGCAATTGCATACATGTTCTGGTTCTGCAATATGGAT CTAGACACAGCATACAAGGCGCTGACTTCAAAGAGGCCATGTGGACCTAACAGACGGGCTATTCGTGGAGCAACGTATGATCTTGCCAAGAACGACCCTTGGAAGGAGCCTCTCGATAGTTTACCTGAATATGCTTTTGAGGACATTGCAGACTGGGAAAGACAACTGATCCAGGATCGTGTTCGTGCACTTCGTGGAACTTGA